A DNA window from Microcystis aeruginosa NIES-843 contains the following coding sequences:
- a CDS encoding arylsulfatase: MSQDKPIQRQILPIPDLTPFGLTTYDAKNPDTDYPPIRDIRPPAGAPNVLIVLLDDVGFGASSAFGGPCNTPTFERLAAQGLKYTRFHTTALCSPSRAALLSGRNHHSVGMGNITETATSAPGQSSVRPNTKAPLALTLKLNGYSTAQFGKCHEVPVWQTSPIGPFDAWPSGGGGFEYFYGFIGGENNQWEPALYEGTTPIEPPKTPEEGYHLTEDLADRAIAWVSQQKALAPDKPFFMYFAPGATHAPHHVPKEWIDKYRGQFAHGWDHQREITFARQKELDVIPQNAELTPRHAEIPAWDDMDDRLKPVLERQMEVYAAFLEHTDEQVGRVIQALENLEILDDTLVYVIIGDNGASAEGTLQGAFNEMANFNGLAGLETPEFLLSKLDDFGAPDSYNHYAVGWAWAMSSPYKWTKQVASHWGGTRNGTIVRYPKIITEKGGIRHQFCHLIDVAPTVLAVAGIPEPTMVNGVLQSPYEGTNMVYTFNDAAAPERHDVQYFEMFGNRGIYYKGWSAITKHRTPWIMTGQTMVPFDDDIWELYDGSTDGTQARDLSREMPEKLHELQRQFLIEAVKYNVLPLDDRQVERVDPATAGRPTLVRGNSQLFFAGMGRLSENSVINIKNKSFSVTAELNIPPEGADGVIIAQGGRFGGWSVYTHDGKAKFVYNVLGIQSFVTEATETIPAGKHQVRMEFAYDGGGLGRGGNVTLYYDGQLVGTGRVERTQAFIFSADETTDIGYESGTPVAAEYTSKTSRFTGKIGWVQLDVGTDAHDHLIDQEERLKIIMARQ, encoded by the coding sequence ATGTCCCAAGATAAGCCGATTCAACGCCAAATTCTACCGATTCCCGACTTAACCCCCTTCGGTCTAACCACCTACGACGCGAAGAATCCGGACACTGACTATCCCCCGATTCGAGATATCCGACCGCCGGCCGGCGCGCCCAACGTGCTGATCGTGCTGCTCGATGACGTGGGCTTCGGAGCCTCCAGTGCCTTCGGTGGCCCGTGCAATACCCCCACTTTCGAGCGATTAGCGGCACAGGGGCTAAAATATACCCGTTTTCATACCACTGCCCTCTGCTCTCCCAGCCGCGCGGCTTTGCTCTCTGGAAGGAATCATCACTCGGTCGGCATGGGCAACATCACCGAAACCGCCACCTCCGCCCCCGGGCAGAGTTCCGTTCGTCCCAACACCAAAGCACCCCTCGCCTTGACCCTGAAGCTGAACGGCTATTCCACGGCGCAGTTCGGTAAGTGCCACGAGGTACCGGTTTGGCAAACCAGCCCGATCGGCCCGTTTGACGCTTGGCCCTCTGGCGGGGGTGGATTCGAGTATTTCTACGGCTTTATCGGTGGCGAGAATAACCAGTGGGAGCCGGCACTGTACGAGGGAACAACCCCGATCGAACCGCCGAAAACCCCGGAGGAAGGGTATCACCTGACCGAAGATCTGGCTGATCGAGCGATCGCTTGGGTCAGTCAACAAAAAGCCCTCGCCCCCGATAAGCCTTTCTTTATGTACTTCGCCCCCGGCGCGACCCATGCCCCCCACCACGTCCCCAAGGAATGGATCGACAAGTATCGGGGCCAATTCGCTCACGGTTGGGATCACCAGAGGGAGATTACCTTTGCCCGACAGAAAGAACTGGACGTAATTCCCCAAAATGCCGAACTCACCCCCCGTCACGCCGAAATTCCCGCCTGGGATGACATGGATGATCGCCTGAAGCCGGTATTAGAGCGCCAGATGGAGGTGTACGCCGCCTTTCTGGAACATACCGATGAGCAGGTGGGACGGGTGATTCAAGCCTTAGAAAATCTAGAAATCCTCGACGATACGCTCGTTTACGTCATCATCGGCGATAACGGCGCATCCGCCGAGGGAACGCTTCAGGGCGCGTTTAACGAGATGGCCAACTTTAACGGGTTAGCGGGTCTAGAAACCCCGGAATTTCTCCTCTCGAAACTGGATGACTTCGGCGCGCCCGATTCCTATAATCACTACGCGGTCGGTTGGGCTTGGGCGATGAGTAGCCCCTACAAATGGACGAAGCAGGTCGCTTCTCACTGGGGCGGGACCCGCAACGGTACGATTGTTCGTTATCCCAAAATCATCACGGAAAAAGGTGGGATTCGCCATCAGTTCTGTCATCTGATCGATGTGGCCCCGACGGTGTTGGCAGTAGCGGGAATTCCCGAACCGACTATGGTTAACGGTGTCCTACAAAGTCCCTACGAGGGTACGAATATGGTTTATACCTTTAACGACGCGGCCGCCCCCGAACGTCACGATGTGCAGTATTTCGAGATGTTTGGCAATCGGGGCATCTATTACAAGGGTTGGAGTGCGATTACCAAGCACCGCACCCCGTGGATTATGACTGGACAGACGATGGTTCCTTTCGACGATGATATCTGGGAACTATACGACGGCAGTACGGATGGGACGCAAGCTCGGGATCTCTCCCGGGAAATGCCAGAGAAACTGCACGAACTACAGCGACAATTTCTGATCGAGGCGGTTAAGTATAATGTACTGCCCCTAGACGATCGCCAAGTGGAACGGGTCGATCCCGCCACCGCTGGCCGGCCTACCCTCGTGCGGGGAAACTCGCAATTATTCTTTGCCGGGATGGGGCGTTTGTCTGAAAATAGCGTCATCAACATCAAAAATAAATCCTTCTCGGTGACGGCGGAACTGAACATTCCCCCGGAAGGCGCGGACGGGGTGATTATCGCCCAAGGCGGCCGCTTCGGTGGTTGGAGTGTCTATACCCACGACGGAAAAGCCAAGTTCGTCTATAACGTGCTGGGGATTCAAAGTTTTGTCACCGAGGCGACGGAGACGATCCCGGCCGGTAAGCATCAGGTACGGATGGAGTTTGCCTACGATGGCGGTGGTTTAGGACGGGGGGGAAATGTCACCCTCTACTACGACGGTCAACTGGTGGGTACGGGTCGGGTAGAACGAACTCAGGCTTTTATTTTCTCTGCGGACGAGACCACGGATATCGGCTACGAATCCGGTACCCCCGTAGCGGCGGAATATACCTCGAAAACCAGTCGTTTCACCGGCAAGATCGGTTGGGTTCAACTGGATGTGGGTACGGACGCTCATGACCACCTGATCGACCAGGAGGAACGTCTGAAAATTATCATGGCCCGGCAGTAG